In Helianthus annuus cultivar XRQ/B chromosome 9, HanXRQr2.0-SUNRISE, whole genome shotgun sequence, the following are encoded in one genomic region:
- the LOC110877170 gene encoding cytochrome P450 76T24, translating into MDNATFFLVLPFLLTFIYVFTTSSRRNPRLPPGPYPFPIIGNLLLLTNKPHRSLAALSERYGPLMSLKLGSRTTIVVSSPDIAQEFFQKHDQSFSSRSIPETARVMDHHKYSVAWLPAGDEWRKLRRITKECLFSGQCLDGSQQLRRQKVQELVDHVSRCCTEEKVVNVGEVAFTTNLNILSNLLFSKDFSQYDSLSSQEIKDVIGGVMEVRAKPNLVDFFPILRPLDPQGLASQGSVYANKLFAIFDSIIDQRLQTRGGISSSYDNDSSTQSDVLDLLLNINFKDESEFSINDMKHLFSDLFAAGTDTVSTTLEWALTELIRNPKEMERARLELTKSLQNNDKILQERDIPQLPYLQAVIKETLRLHPPTPFLIPHEATHDVEVEGFIIPKNARILCNVWAIGRDPNIWPNTNEFMPERFLDSEIDYRGQDFKLIPFGAGRRLCPGLNIAHRMLHIMLGSLIYNFDWKLQGNMRPQDLDMEDKFGLTLPRNVPLMAIPVKVNYAHL; encoded by the exons ATGGATAATGCAACCTTCTTTCTAGTGCTACCATTCCTCTTAACGTTCATCTATGTTTTCACCACCTCCAGCCGCCGTAACCCCCGGCTTCCGCCGGGGCCGTACCCGTTTCCGATCATCGGAAACTTGTTGTTACTCACCAACAAGCCCCACCGCTCTCTTGCGGCCCTCTCTGAACGTTACGGCCCTTTGATGTCGCTTAAGCTCGGAAGTAGAACAACAATAGTGGTTTCATCACCCGACATTGCCCAAGAATTCTTTCAAAAACATGATCAATCGTTCTCCAGCCGATCGATCCCCGAAACGGCCCGAGTTATGGACCACCATAAATACTCCGTGGCTTGGCTACCGGCTGGGGATGAGTGGCGAAAACTACGAAGAATTACTAAAGAATGCTTGTTCTCTGGGCAGTGTTTAGATGGTAGCCAACAACTACGTAGGCAAAAG GTACAAGAACTTGTTGACCATGTTAGCCGATGTTGTACGGAAGAAAAAGTTGTGAACGTAGGTGAAGTTGCATTTACCACAAATCTGAACATTTTATCAAATTTGTTGTTCTCTAAGGATTTCTCTCAATATGATTCTTTGTCATCACAAGAAATCAAGGACGTAATAGGGGGTGTGATGGAAGTTCGTGCGAAGCCGAATCTTGTAGACTTTTTCCCGATACTAAGGCCCCTCGATCCACAAGGGTTAGCATCACAAGGCAGTGTTTATGCTAACAAGTTATTCGCTATTTTTGATAGCATCATTGATCAGAGATTGCAAACAAGAGGGGGGATTTCATCATCGTACGACAATGATTCTTCCACACAAAGCGACGTTTTGGACTTGTTGCTCAATATCAACTtcaaagatgaatccgagttTAGTATAAATGACATGAAGCATTTGTTCTCG GATTTGTTTGCTGCGGGAACTGATACGGTATCAACCACATTGGAATGGGCGTTGACTGAGCTCATTCGCAACCCAAAGGAAATGGAGAGGGCTCGGTTAGAGCTTACTAAAAGCTTGCAAAATAACGACAAAATTTTACAGGAACGTGATATTCCTCAACTCCCTTACCTACAAGCGGTTATCAAAGAAACTCTAAGACTACATCCTCCAACCCCTTTTCTTATCCCTCACGAAGCCACACATGACGTAGAAGTCGAAGGCTTCATAATCCCTAAAAACGCACGGATCCTTTGTAATGTTTGGGCGATTGGGCGAGACCCAAACATCTGGCCCAACACAAATGAGTTCATGCCAGAGAGGTTTTTGGACAGTGAAATTGACTACCGAGGTCAAGATTTCAAGCTCATACCATTTGGTGCGGGGAGGAGGCTTTGTCCGGGGTTGAATATTGCTCATAGAATGTTACACATAATGCTGGGTTCTTTGATTTACAACTTTGATTGGAAGCTCCAAGGAAACATGAGACCACAAGACTTAGATATGGAAGACAAATTTGGGCTCACTTTGCCAAGAAATGTACCACTTATGGCCATTCCAGTTAAAGTTAACTATGCCCATCTTTAA